One region of Candidatus Zixiibacteriota bacterium genomic DNA includes:
- a CDS encoding GTPase, producing MDRKKIIIMGAAGRDFHNFNCLYRNNKAVEVVAFTATQIPEIEGRVYPKSLAGPLYPGGIPIHPEEELLSLIQKHHVDEVVFSYSDVPYEYVMDKAAYVIACGARFAMEGGAPTMIKSIKPVVSVCAVRTGCGKSQTTRRVAEALIEMGKKVVAIRHPMPYGDLAKQACQRFASLADLKKHKCTIEEMEEYEPHINRDIVVYAGVDYEMIIREAEKEADIILWDGGNNDMPFYQSDLSIVVVDPHRPGHEINYYPGQSNFLLADVIVINKIDTAPMDGINEVRRNIGYYNPEAIVVDGASPVVVENPEAIRGKKVLVIEDGPTTTHGEMAYGAGMVAAAKFGAAETVDPRPYTVGSISDTFKKYPEIGTLLPAMGYFGKQLADLEKTIEKTKCDTVLIATPIDLRRVINIKKPSVRVSYDLQEIGQPTLKDILESFFRKPAGKSKGKSKK from the coding sequence GTGGACAGAAAGAAAATCATTATTATGGGAGCCGCGGGAAGGGATTTTCATAACTTCAATTGCCTGTATCGCAATAATAAAGCGGTCGAAGTGGTGGCTTTTACAGCGACCCAGATTCCGGAAATTGAAGGGCGGGTTTACCCGAAATCGCTGGCCGGTCCGCTGTATCCAGGGGGAATTCCAATTCATCCTGAGGAAGAACTGCTGAGCCTGATCCAGAAACACCATGTTGATGAAGTGGTCTTTTCTTACTCCGATGTTCCCTATGAATATGTTATGGATAAAGCGGCTTATGTCATTGCCTGCGGTGCCCGCTTCGCGATGGAGGGTGGCGCCCCGACCATGATCAAGTCGATTAAACCGGTGGTGTCGGTCTGCGCCGTGAGAACCGGTTGCGGAAAATCCCAGACCACTCGTCGCGTGGCCGAAGCCCTGATCGAGATGGGCAAAAAAGTCGTAGCCATTCGTCACCCCATGCCCTATGGTGATCTGGCCAAACAGGCTTGTCAGCGGTTTGCTTCCCTGGCCGACCTCAAAAAACACAAATGCACCATTGAGGAAATGGAAGAATATGAGCCTCATATCAACCGCGATATCGTTGTTTATGCCGGGGTCGATTATGAAATGATCATCCGCGAGGCCGAAAAAGAGGCCGATATTATCCTCTGGGATGGTGGCAACAACGATATGCCTTTCTATCAATCCGATCTCTCGATTGTCGTTGTCGATCCACATCGCCCGGGACATGAAATCAATTATTATCCGGGACAGAGTAATTTTCTGCTGGCTGATGTGATCGTCATCAATAAAATCGATACCGCCCCCATGGACGGCATCAATGAAGTTCGCCGAAATATTGGCTATTATAATCCCGAAGCTATTGTGGTTGACGGTGCCTCACCCGTGGTGGTGGAAAATCCCGAGGCTATCCGGGGCAAGAAAGTTCTGGTGATCGAAGACGGCCCGACAACAACTCACGGTGAGATGGCTTACGGGGCCGGTATGGTGGCGGCGGCAAAATTCGGTGCCGCCGAGACAGTTGACCCCCGTCCCTACACGGTTGGATCGATTTCGGACACGTTCAAGAAATACCCGGAAATTGGGACCCTGCTTCCAGCCATGGGCTATTTCGGAAAACAGCTTGCAGATCTTGAGAAAACCATCGAGAAAACCAAATGCGATACCGTTCTGATTGCCACCCCGATCGATTTACGCCGGGTGATTAATATTAAGAAGCCTTCGGTTCGGGTATCGTACGATCTTCAGGAAATCGGACAGCCAACGCTGAAGGATATTCTTGAAAGTTTTTTCCGGAAACCAGCCGGGAAAAGCAAAGGCAAGTCTAAAAAGTAA
- the arcC gene encoding carbamate kinase, translating into MTALNGKTAVIALGGNAITLPGVEDTIANQFANTRASLDGIVELARMGYKLVITHGNGPQVGNAILRVELARGKAPILPLGICVADTEGGMGYMIEQSLQNRLKKENVNRQVVTVITQVLVDQNDPQIADPTKYIGQFYSEAEAKGFASERGWVVKKDANRGWRRVVPSPLPISVVESTTIKTLVDRGTIVIAAGGGGIPVYIDDKGNLEGIDAVIDKDLASAVLGKEIESEILMILTSVEKVALNYGETNETLLDRMTVSETLKFLRKGHFPPGSMGPKISAAIQFLQNGGKEVIITSFKNAGRALVDGTVGTRILPD; encoded by the coding sequence ATGACCGCTTTGAATGGCAAGACGGCAGTTATTGCACTGGGCGGTAATGCCATCACTCTTCCGGGAGTGGAGGACACCATTGCCAACCAGTTTGCCAATACCCGCGCATCTCTGGACGGTATCGTGGAGCTGGCCAGGATGGGGTATAAGCTGGTCATTACGCATGGAAACGGCCCGCAGGTCGGTAATGCCATCCTGCGGGTGGAATTGGCCCGCGGCAAAGCGCCCATTTTGCCGCTGGGAATTTGTGTTGCGGATACCGAGGGCGGTATGGGGTACATGATCGAACAGTCGCTTCAGAATCGGTTGAAAAAAGAGAACGTCAATCGTCAGGTGGTAACAGTTATAACGCAGGTTTTGGTAGACCAAAACGATCCCCAGATCGCCGACCCGACCAAATATATCGGCCAGTTTTATTCCGAGGCGGAAGCAAAAGGCTTTGCCTCGGAGAGGGGCTGGGTGGTGAAAAAAGATGCCAACCGGGGATGGCGCCGGGTGGTTCCTTCGCCTCTTCCGATTTCGGTCGTGGAATCGACAACAATCAAAACCCTCGTCGATCGCGGAACAATTGTCATCGCCGCCGGGGGCGGAGGGATCCCAGTATATATTGATGATAAGGGCAATCTGGAAGGGATTGATGCCGTGATCGACAAGGATCTGGCCTCAGCCGTTCTTGGCAAGGAAATCGAATCCGAAATCCTGATGATTTTGACATCAGTGGAAAAAGTCGCATTGAACTACGGCGAAACCAATGAGACGTTACTTGATCGTATGACGGTTTCAGAGACGCTCAAGTTTCTAAGAAAAGGACACTTCCCGCCGGGTTCGATGGGACCGAAAATTTCGGCGGCCATTCAGTTTTTGCAGAATGGCGGTAAAGAGGTTATTATAACTTCCTTTAAAAATGCCGGACGGGCGCTGGTGGATGGCACCGTCGGCACGAGGATACTGCCTGATTAA
- a CDS encoding aldehyde dehydrogenase family protein, giving the protein MANVTEYKNYIGGEWVKTRTGQTFENRNPANTDEVVGIFQKSGSDDVKDAIAAAKDAFKKWRLVPAPKRGEILYRISQRLVKEKELCAREMTREMGKVLKETRGDVQEAIDLGFYMAGEGRRLLGVTTPSEMPNKFQMCIRQPKGVCGLITPWNFPMAIPSWKMMPALVAGNTVVIKPATDTPLSVFNYVRIMEEEGLPGGVVNIVTGSGGAVGNPLMTHKDVAVISFTGSTEVGRKVSEACATDFRGCHLEMGGKNCILVMDDANVDLAVDGALWGAFGTTGQRCTASSRLIVHKAVIKQFTEKLVARARTLKVGNGLDESVDMGPAINESQMKTVLDYIEIGKKEGGKVLCGGDRLTGGDYDKGYFTMPTVFGDITPDMTIFKEEIFGSVTSITECGSLQEGIELCNKTVYGLSGSIYTQDVNKAFTAMRDVYTGIFYVNAPTIGAEVHLPFGGVKETGNGHREAGIAGLDVFTEWKSIYVDFSGTIQRAQIDNN; this is encoded by the coding sequence ATGGGTTAAAACCCGAACCGGGCAAACCTTTGAAAATCGAAACCCTGCCAACACCGATGAGGTTGTCGGCATATTTCAGAAATCCGGATCGGATGATGTCAAAGATGCCATTGCGGCCGCCAAAGATGCCTTTAAAAAATGGCGATTGGTTCCGGCTCCCAAGCGGGGCGAGATTCTGTACCGGATTTCCCAGCGGTTGGTTAAGGAAAAAGAACTGTGCGCCAGGGAAATGACCCGTGAGATGGGCAAAGTTCTCAAAGAAACCAGGGGCGATGTCCAGGAGGCAATTGATCTCGGTTTTTATATGGCCGGTGAGGGACGCCGATTGCTTGGGGTGACAACCCCTTCCGAAATGCCCAATAAATTCCAGATGTGTATCCGTCAACCCAAAGGTGTTTGCGGATTGATTACCCCGTGGAATTTCCCCATGGCCATTCCCTCGTGGAAAATGATGCCGGCGTTGGTGGCAGGGAATACGGTAGTGATAAAGCCGGCCACGGATACTCCTCTTTCGGTTTTCAACTATGTCAGGATTATGGAAGAAGAAGGCCTGCCGGGCGGGGTCGTTAATATCGTAACCGGTTCCGGCGGTGCGGTTGGTAATCCCCTGATGACTCATAAAGACGTCGCTGTGATTAGTTTCACCGGCTCCACGGAAGTGGGCCGAAAGGTTTCCGAAGCCTGCGCCACTGATTTCCGTGGTTGTCACCTGGAAATGGGCGGCAAGAATTGTATTCTTGTTATGGATGATGCCAATGTCGATCTGGCTGTCGATGGAGCTCTATGGGGCGCTTTCGGGACCACCGGTCAACGTTGCACAGCCTCTTCGCGCCTGATTGTCCACAAGGCGGTAATAAAGCAATTCACCGAGAAACTGGTGGCCCGGGCCAGAACCCTGAAAGTCGGCAACGGTCTGGATGAGTCGGTCGATATGGGGCCGGCGATCAATGAAAGCCAGATGAAGACGGTTTTAGATTATATTGAGATTGGCAAGAAAGAAGGTGGCAAAGTCCTTTGCGGCGGTGATCGTCTAACCGGCGGCGATTACGATAAAGGCTACTTTACCATGCCAACGGTTTTCGGCGATATCACTCCCGATATGACCATCTTCAAAGAGGAAATATTCGGTTCGGTGACCTCGATTACCGAATGCGGATCGCTTCAGGAAGGGATAGAACTGTGTAATAAAACCGTGTATGGTTTGTCCGGTTCAATTTATACTCAGGATGTGAACAAAGCCTTCACGGCCATGCGGGATGTTTACACCGGCATTTTCTATGTCAACGCCCCTACTATCGGGGCCGAGGTCCATCTCCCGTTCGGCGGTGTGAAGGAAACCGGTAACGGTCATCGCGAGGCGGGTATTGCGGGCCTGGATGTCTTTACTGAATGGAAGTCAATCTATGTCGATTTTTCCGGGACTATCCAGAGAGCCCAGATTGATAATAACTGA